CGATCTCCGCGTTCCCGTCCGAGCGCGTCGCCGACGATGTCGAAGCGCCGAACGTCATCGGCTTCGACGAACTCGCGGATCGTCGTCGCCGCAAGACCTCCTAAGCGGACAACACAAAGGCCCGGGCTGGGTTTACTCCCTCCAGCCCGGGCCTTTTGCGCGCTGGGATTCGGCTGCCGTGCTGGTTACAGACCCGCGGCCTGCTTGATTGCGGGCCCGATCTGGTCCGCTGACGGGGCAGAGAACTGCTTCTTCGCCACCTGCTCGACGGCGGCATCGTTCGCGCCTTCACCGATATGGACGACGGTGACGTCAACTTTGTCGCCGGCAGCCTGACGGAACGCGTCGGCGAACGCCTTGTCATCGGCCGCATCCGCGGTCCCCGTGGTCACTAAGACGATGCGGGTCGGATTGTCCAGGCTGCCGTAATCGGCGGCCGCGGCTTGGAGCGCTTCACGCGTCTGCGGCACACCGCCGACGAGGAAACGGTGCACAGCGATGTTCACCGATTCAACGTCGGGGGAGACCGTGAGGTTTTGGCGATAGCCGTTGACCACACCTGGGTTCAACGGTGAGGAATAGTTCCACAGCCCGACTTCCTTGCCTGCGCCGCCGAGCGCTAGCGCGGTTTCACCGATGGCGTCGGCTGCCGGCTCAATGAACGGCGCCATCGCTTCAGAGGTATCCAACAGGAAAAGCGTGTTTTCCGGTGCGATGTTGTTGTCCTGCTTCGGCTGCTCGTCAGTGTCCTTCTTCGCTGCCTGCGCTTCGTTTCCGAGCGCATTGCCGCCGGTCGGGCGGGCGGCAGCCCACACCAGATCGGAGATGACCGGCTGGTCGTCAATCGAACCATCGAAGGATTCCGCTGAAGCGCGGGCAAAGTCTTGGCCGGCGCGCGCCTGATCCTCGGAGATTGCATCATTTTGGTTCAGCGGGATGGCGGTGTAGACGATGTCCGCTCCAACCGGGGTGAATTGCAGCCCCTCCGGGACGCTGTGTTCTGCAGTGGCGACGTAACCGTCCGCGGCGTTGAAGTCGGCGACATTGTTCACGCGCTGCTC
Above is a genomic segment from Corynebacterium lujinxingii containing:
- a CDS encoding vWA domain-containing protein, with amino-acid sequence MARHASNQNNLRLAGWLIALLVAIALVLALVLFLALRDDTDTTAAEPECVAGDLALPVAASDEKVGRSLIDNYAAATPVVRDYCVKPEYVDDVKDAAVYIAPNTSVAHTVLEAAGRTPAVSDPDAVYGETVGVAGANEVKLEDLKADVVRFPVDEEPEASALVASKVAGNDNDAVKVLTEQRVNNVADFNAADGYVATAEHSVPEGLQFTPVGADIVYTAIPLNQNDAISEDQARAGQDFARASAESFDGSIDDQPVISDLVWAAARPTGGNALGNEAQAAKKDTDEQPKQDNNIAPENTLFLLDTSEAMAPFIEPAADAIGETALALGGAGKEVGLWNYSSPLNPGVVNGYRQNLTVSPDVESVNIAVHRFLVGGVPQTREALQAAAADYGSLDNPTRIVLVTTGTADAADDKAFADAFRQAAGDKVDVTVVHIGEGANDAAVEQVAKKQFSAPSADQIGPAIKQAAGL